A stretch of the Pedobacter sp. MC2016-14 genome encodes the following:
- a CDS encoding NADH-quinone oxidoreductase subunit N, translated as MNIIITITVTALLVLYAGLFNAKKALLPLTLIGLLTSLAFVFCSWNADESFYGMMRMDNFALAFSGITILGSIFIFLLTQNYFAKDSENVAEYFTLILFALAGIVIMVSYTNMAMLFIGIEIMSVSLYILAGIRKNNFASNEASLKYFLMGAFSTGFLLFGIALIYGATGSFSLPVISEYLLANYATVSPLFYPGLILMMIGMCFKIGAAPFHFWTPDVYEGAPSLITGFMSTVVKTAGFAAFLRLFAGTFAPLHDFWLPPLIVIVCLTLLIGNVTALFQKNFKRMLAYSSISHAGYLLFSLVTLTAHSANNVLVYAAAYTFASIAAFAVLILVKQKTGSDTFESFNGLAKKNPFTAFVLTIAMLSLSGIPLTAGFMGKYLMFLNVMNDYQVYLVGFAILNALVGFYYYFRVIVAMYFKDGHEVLLDTPMQYKVVLVLSLVITVFLGVYPSVILNLI; from the coding sequence ATGAATATTATCATCACAATTACGGTTACAGCTTTACTAGTACTTTACGCAGGGTTGTTTAACGCTAAAAAGGCATTATTGCCCCTTACATTAATTGGTTTGCTTACTTCGCTTGCATTTGTTTTTTGCTCATGGAACGCTGATGAATCTTTTTATGGAATGATGCGAATGGATAATTTTGCACTTGCATTTTCTGGTATCACGATATTAGGCTCTATATTTATATTTCTGCTTACCCAAAACTATTTTGCTAAAGACAGCGAGAATGTTGCTGAATACTTTACCCTTATTCTTTTTGCCCTGGCAGGAATTGTAATTATGGTTTCCTACACCAATATGGCCATGTTGTTTATAGGGATAGAGATTATGTCGGTAAGTTTATATATCCTGGCAGGTATCCGTAAAAATAATTTTGCTTCTAATGAAGCTTCTTTAAAGTACTTTTTGATGGGTGCTTTTTCTACCGGATTTTTACTGTTTGGTATTGCGTTGATTTACGGCGCTACTGGTTCATTTAGTCTTCCGGTAATTAGTGAGTACCTGCTTGCAAACTACGCAACTGTTTCTCCCTTATTTTACCCTGGTTTAATTTTGATGATGATTGGAATGTGCTTTAAAATTGGTGCTGCCCCATTTCATTTCTGGACGCCGGATGTTTATGAGGGCGCTCCGAGTTTAATTACAGGCTTTATGTCTACCGTTGTAAAAACTGCAGGTTTTGCCGCTTTTTTACGCTTGTTTGCAGGTACATTTGCGCCATTGCATGATTTCTGGTTGCCGCCATTGATAGTTATTGTGTGCCTGACCTTACTGATTGGGAATGTGACCGCTTTGTTTCAGAAGAATTTTAAAAGAATGCTTGCTTATTCGAGTATCTCTCACGCAGGATATTTACTTTTCTCTTTAGTGACTTTGACTGCTCATTCTGCAAATAACGTGTTGGTTTATGCAGCAGCTTATACCTTTGCAAGTATTGCTGCATTTGCTGTATTAATTTTGGTTAAGCAAAAGACCGGTAGCGATACCTTTGAAAGTTTCAATGGTTTAGCAAAGAAAAACCCTTTTACTGCGTTTGTACTCACTATAGCCATGTTGTCGCTTTCCGGAATTCCTTTAACGGCGGGTTTTATGGGTAAATATCTGATGTTTTTGAATGTGATGAACGACTACCAGGTTTATTTGGTTGGGTTTGCCATTTTAAACGCACTGGTTGGTTTCTATTACTATTTTAGGGTAATTGTAGCGATGTA
- a CDS encoding NuoM family protein has protein sequence MEQLLILLILIPLLGALVTAFSGNGAKRVALVNAIVSLVLTLVMACSFVPDASTQFVFNYPWIADLGISFHGGVDGISMVTVLLTNVLIPIIILASYKHDYKNPAAFFALILFMQAGLLVVFTAMDAFLFYIGWEAALIPIYFICAIWGGKDRIKVNMKFFVYTIAGSLFMLMGIIYLYLQNPQHNFSIEAFYNLSLDAYQQGWIFWAFFIAFAIKMPIFPFHTWQPDTYTEAPAAGTMLLSGIMLKMGIYGVIRWLLPIVPLGVEEWKATVMILSVIGIVYASLIAFKQKNAKRLVAYSSIAHVGLIAAGIFAFNTQGLQGAMVQMLSHGINVVGLFFVLDIIYSRLQTNKIEELGGLAKVAPKLAITFLIIVLGTVALPGTNGFIGEFLLLMGVYQYGIWTVIFAGLTIIFGAVYMFRMYQGIMLGKTNELTIGFKDIEGVEKVVLYTICALIIILGVYPKPVLHLSEAAIQHLIEHINLKLTPVN, from the coding sequence ATGGAACAACTTTTAATACTTCTTATACTTATACCACTGCTGGGAGCCTTGGTTACCGCATTTTCAGGAAATGGTGCAAAGCGCGTGGCGCTTGTAAACGCAATTGTTTCTTTGGTTCTTACCTTGGTTATGGCCTGTAGTTTTGTACCAGACGCAAGTACACAGTTTGTCTTTAATTACCCATGGATTGCTGATCTTGGGATTAGCTTTCATGGCGGGGTTGATGGCATTAGCATGGTTACCGTATTGTTAACCAATGTACTGATACCAATAATCATTTTAGCAAGTTACAAGCATGATTATAAAAACCCGGCGGCCTTTTTTGCGCTGATTTTATTTATGCAGGCTGGCCTTTTGGTGGTATTTACTGCAATGGATGCCTTTCTGTTTTACATTGGCTGGGAAGCGGCGTTAATCCCAATTTATTTTATTTGCGCCATTTGGGGCGGAAAAGACCGGATAAAAGTGAACATGAAGTTTTTTGTGTACACTATTGCGGGTTCTTTATTCATGTTAATGGGGATCATTTACCTGTACCTTCAAAATCCACAGCATAATTTTAGCATTGAAGCTTTTTATAATCTTAGTCTTGATGCTTATCAGCAAGGTTGGATTTTTTGGGCTTTCTTTATTGCCTTTGCCATTAAGATGCCGATTTTTCCATTTCATACCTGGCAGCCTGACACCTATACCGAGGCTCCTGCAGCAGGAACGATGTTGCTTTCTGGTATTATGCTTAAGATGGGTATTTACGGTGTTATCAGGTGGTTGCTTCCAATTGTGCCGCTTGGTGTTGAAGAATGGAAAGCAACAGTAATGATCTTATCTGTAATTGGTATTGTATATGCCTCGCTAATTGCTTTTAAGCAAAAGAATGCGAAACGTTTGGTTGCTTATTCTTCCATTGCCCACGTTGGATTGATTGCTGCAGGTATTTTTGCCTTTAACACACAGGGATTACAGGGGGCAATGGTTCAAATGTTAAGTCACGGTATCAACGTTGTGGGTTTGTTTTTTGTGCTGGATATTATTTACAGCAGGTTACAAACCAATAAAATTGAAGAGTTGGGTGGTTTGGCAAAGGTTGCACCCAAACTTGCTATTACATTTTTAATTATTGTTTTGGGTACAGTGGCACTTCCGGGTACAAATGGATTTATTGGTGAATTTCTGTTGTTAATGGGGGTATACCAATATGGTATCTGGACCGTGATATTCGCCGGGCTAACCATTATTTTTGGTGCCGTTTATATGTTCAGGATGTATCAGGGCATTATGCTGGGGAAAACAAATGAACTTACAATAGGATTTAAAGATATTGAAGGCGTTGAAAAAGTAGTATTGTATACCATCTGCGCACTAATTATTATTTTGGGTGTGTATCCAAAGCCTGTTTTACACCTTTCTGAAGCCGCTATCCAGCATCTGATTGAACACATCAATTTAAAATTAACTCCGGTAAACTAA